The region GCGGTGTGGTAGCAAGAACGGATCACAGAAAACTTATCGGCAATTTTCGCATGACCGGGAAGGATTTCAGAAAGCTGGAAATCGCCCTTCGTCGAAATCGCTTTAAATGGCCCTCGCACTTCTGACGGCGCTTCGGGTTTCATGTCAAAGGTGTCGAGCTGACTTGGCGCACCGAGATTGAAAATCATGATGCAGGAGCGTTTGTCTTTTTTGGGGTCGACGACACCACGTTCGGCTGCGGCTAAAAACTGTGGCAGCCCAAGACCAAAGGCACCTAAAGTTCCGACTTGCAAAAAATCGCGACGACGAACGCCATTGCAAGTCTGAGATGATCCGCGACCGGTCAGATTTAACATCGTGACAATCCGCCTGAAAGCAGCGTTGATGATGGGGGAGGAGGGAGAGGATGCGAGGTGGCCGAAATCGATCAATGGCTTCTCGCCGGGGGGACTTCATTGTATTAGATTTGCGACGATGATGCGCAACTTCACACTTTGCCTTGAGGCGATACGCGTTGGACCCGACCGAATTTAACCGTCAAGCCTGGGACAATATTGCCCGCAGCCGTCATCGCTGGTTCACGCCGGCTCCTGCCGAGCAGGTTTCGGAGGCTCGGCGCGGAGATTTTTCGATTCGACTGACCGCGTGCAAGGTGATTCCGCACGATTGGATTGGTGACGTCCGAGGACAACGTATTCTGGCATTGGCAGCCGGTGGAGGACATCAGGGTCCGATCCTGGCTGCCGCCGGTGCTCGCGTGACGGTCGTCGATATCAGTGAAGGACAGCTAGAAATCGATCGCCGAATGGCCAAGGAACACGATCTGGACTTGGCGACCGTTCAGGCTGACATGGCGGATCTGAGCGAGATTCCTGATGGGGAATTCGACATGATCATCAATCCCTGTTCTGTTAACTTCGCACCCGATGTTCGCCCGGTTTGGCAGGAAGCCGCTCGCGTGCTCCGGGGTGGAGGCGTGCTGATAGCTGGTGTCATCCAGCCGGTTAACTATCTGTTTGACGAATCGGCGCGTGATGACCGAAAGCTAAAGGTCCGCTTTAAGATCCCCTACTCGGATCTGCATCTGCCGGATGAGGAACGAGAACGCACGATCGGTGCAGAACGTCCGATCGATTTCGGCCACAGCCTAACGGACTTGATTGGCGGACAACTTGATGCCGGTTTTCATCTCACAGCTATAATGGAAGATACTTGGGGAGGTGACGACATTCTTTCGGAACACACCGCGACTTTTTTGGCTACGCGAGCGATTCGTTCGCCTCTCTCATAGTAGTACTGCTAGTCAGACGCTTAGCGGCGATGCCGATTGTCACCAACCCGTCCACCATACCCCCTGCAAAACGTCATGTCGCGAATCCTCAATTCGATTGTCTTGCTCGTCGGGCTCGGTATGGTTGCTTCTGCGGTCGACCCTTACCAATTGGCTCGTGACCGCTTGGTCGAACAGCGTGTCGCGGCATCCGGTGTGACTGATACGCGAGTTTTGGATGCGATCCGTGAAACGCCTCGGCATGAATTTGTTCCGAAAAGCCAACTGCCGCGCGCATACTTTGATATGGCGCTTCCGATTGGGCATTCGCAGACGATCAGCAGTCCGTTTATCGTTGCTTCTATGACCGAAGCGCTCGCCCCGGAACCGACGGACAAGGTATTAGAGATCGGCACCGGAAGCGGTTACCAAGCCGCCGTTCTCAGTTTGCTCGTCGAACATGTGTACTCAATTGAGATCGTGCGTGAACTTGGGGAGCGGGCGGCGGATACGTTGGCGCGTTTGGACTATGGAAACGTTTCGACTCGCGTCGGCGACGGTTTCCTCGGTTGGCCTGACGCTGCACCGTTTGACAAAATCATTGTGACTTGCAGCCCCGAATCGGTTCCACAACCCTTGATCGATCAATTGCGTGAAGGCGGTGTGATGGTGATCCCGGTCGGCGAACGCTATCAGCAGACGCTGTACCGCATGGTGAAGAAGGATGGCAAACTGGAACGCGAAGCACTGCGTCCAACGTTATTCGTTCCCATGACGGGTGAAGCCGAGGACGGTCGTAAAGTAAAACCAGATGCGGCAAATCCCGTCGCGATCAATGGTGACTTTGAAGCGATCCCCGAAGGCGACAAAGCTGACGCGGACGACTATGTGCCGGGTTGGTATTACGGTCGCCAAGTCAACTTGGTCAAAGGCCACGAAAGTGATCAAGCACCTTCGGGCGAAAGGTTCGTTCGCTTTGACAACGAAACACCAGGCCTAAGCTCTCACCTGCTGCAGGGGATCGCCATCGATGGAAAAGAGGTCTCACAAATCCGATTGAGCGGTTCGGTGCGTACCGAGGATGTCGAGAAGGGGCCGACAAGTGATGGGATGCCTGCGATCGCAATCAGTTTCTACGATGAGATCCGCCGAGATCTAGGCACTTTTGTGCTGGGCCCGTTCCGTGGGACTCGCGGTTGGCGCTCACATAGCCGACTGATTCGAGTCCCGATTCAAACACATGAAGCGATCCTGCGAATCGGGCTGTTCGGAGCGACCGGTGTTGCCGATTTTGACAATGTCAAACTGGAGAAGTTTGACCGCTAGGAAAGATCGCTAAACCGTGGTCAAGCCTGAAAGAGAGTCGAGTGATGTGACGGCCAGTTCATGTGATGGCTTGATGATTTGGAAATCCAATCAGCTGCAAAGCCACATCATCACCGCTTGCCATTCGACCCATTGTGCTAGTTCGCAGGATTTGATCTGGTCAGCGTTGCCGCTGCGGGCGGCCAGTTCGCAGCTGTCGACAAATTCGAACGGATCAAGATAAACGCCGTCGGAATGCTGCGAGATCACTTCAAGAGCCGGATGTTGTCCGATTTTGCGGAACCAGTACTTGCTGTTTCCGAAGTCCCCTTCGCGTCGGTGCATGATTCCGTGCAGAAAGCTGCCGTCGCGACTGGGAAGGTCTTGGCTGATCGAATGGCTGCGGTGGATATCACCGGCAACCAACCAAAGTGCGCTCAGGCACTCCATCTGACGCGATGCCGAGACATCCACCAAGTGGTCGCCCACACCGCCAGAAAGGAGGGGCAGCATCGGTTTGTGAATTGAACCTTCGCCAAGTGAAGGCGTGGGGGCCGATTCGATCGCCGACGCGAGCTCCACCGAAAGGAAATCACGGAGTAAATGGGCAAATTCGGAAAACGCAGGCATCAAACACGACTCTTGTGAAGATATTGTCAGATCGTCAGGACCGGTTTTTGTCCAGAACGTAGGGTTGTTCCAAATGCATCGCAGACTACCGAGATCGATCCCCGCTTGCTAGACTACGGGGCCAATCTTGTGGTTTGTAGTTCGGCGGACGCTGCGGTGCAGCCCAATCCGGCCTTCAATCGCATCTGTCGACGCCGATTTGCGATGGCAGGCGAAGCGCGATCACAAATTGTCGTTCCAGATCAGTCACCTTCACGATGCGAGTCCCCCTCGCGGTCCTCTTCCACATCAATTTTCATCTCATTGATGAGCAACGAATCCCAACCGGGTGTCCAATCGACCGAGACACCTGAAGCTGCTAGCGAACAAGTTGGCTCTGCTACCGAATCCGCCACGCAAGCTGGTGCTGCCAGCAGCCCCGAGTCGGCGTCTGCTGATTCGAATCCTTCTGCTGCCGCAAAGGCACCGAAGCCAACCGGCGCCGGACCGCTCGCTTCACGTGGACTTGGTGTTGCTAAACCAGCTTCGCCATCGGTTTCGACCGAGCAGTTGGAAAAGGCAGAAGCCGCAGGAAAGAAGGACGGTAAGAAAAAGAAGAAGGCCCCACGCCCACGATTGCATGGCGAAAAGGAAGGCCAAGCCAAACCAGCAGCAGCTGCTGCTGGCAGCAAGCCATCGCGAGTCGCCGTTCCATCGGTACGGGGCGAGCTTTCCGATGACCTGTTGGCAGAGTTTGAAGCCGAACTGGGTTCCGCTGATGTCGACGCGATGCTCGGCGGCGATGCAGGAATGCCGAAACGCAAAGAGCCGCTTGCCGACGGAACTCGCGTCTCCGCTCAAGTTCTGAAAATTCACCAAGACAGCGTTTACCTGTCGCTCGGCGGACCTGACGAAGGCGTTGTGCCTTTCGAACAGTTCACCGAAGAGGAGCCTCAGGCCGGCGCTTCGATCGAAGTTCTCGTTCGCGGCTTCAACCGACAAGACGGCTTGTACATGTGCTCCCTGCCAGGTTCGACCGTTGCGGTCGCGGACTGGAGCGACTTGGAAGAAGGCGCGGTTGTCGAAGCCGTTGTCACCGGGCACAACACCGGTGGGTTGGAATGCAAGGTTGGCGGTGTTCGTGCCTTCATGCCGATCAGCCAAATCGCTGACTACCGTGTCGAAGACGCCAGTGAATTCGTCGACCAAAAATTCGTTTGTTTGGTGACCGAAGCCAACGAGCGACGCGGAAACCTCGTCCTGAGCCGACGGGCGATTCTGGAACGCGAACGCGAGCAAAAGCGAGCTGAGCAGTTGCAGAAGATCGAAGCCGGTGATGTCGTTGAAGGCGTCGTCCGAACGATCAAAGACTTTGGCGCTTTTGTCGATTTGGGAGCCCTGGAAGGCCTGATCCACATCAGCAAACTTAGCTGGGATCGCGTTAAACACCCAAGCGAAGTCGTCGAAGTTGGCCAAAAGGTCAGCGTTAAAATCGATTCGGTCAACAAGGAAACCGGCAAGCTAAGCCTTTCCTATCGTGACCTTCTCGAGAATCCCTGGGACGCCGCCGAAGCTGATTTTGCCGTCGGTTCGGTTCACAAAGGAACCGTCTCTCGCGTCGCGTCTTTTGGCTGCTTTGTTCGTCTCGGTGGTGGGATCGAAGGTTTGGTGCACGTCAGCGAATTGGCAAACCACCGTGTTTCCAAAGTTGACGCTTTCGTCAGTGAAGGCCAAGAAGTTGACGTCAAAGTTCTTTCGTTCGACCGAGCCGAACAGAAAATCGGTTTGTCGATGAAAGCGGCGAACAAGCCTGCCGAGGAAGACACAAAACCGAAGCAAGAAGAGATTGACGAGCCACAACGCGAAGTCGCTGTGAAACCACAGCACGCCGGCCCATTGAAAGGCGGCAACAACCGCGAAACCGGTGGCGAGCAATTCGGCTTGCGTTGGTAGTCATCAGCACGTCGAATTCGATTTGCATCCGCACCATCGCGATGGTGCTCTGCTCATTCACACCGCTTCCCTGAATCGAATTTGGGGAAGCGGTTTTTCTTTGAAGGCGTGGTGCTTGATACGCTGCTGCACAGTTTGAACGCTGCCGAACAGTGTGAACATTACCGAACAGGGATTGCCAGATTGTGCGCAGCGACCGTTCTCTAGCTTAGGCGATACTTTTCAATTCGACCAAAGTCGGGAAACGCGCCGTCTTTCTTGTGGTCTGGCTGGCCTTGTGTTCCCATGACGAGTAGCGACTGGCCTTCGTCGGTGAATTGCAGCGTTGTCACGCGATAACCGGTTTTCAAAGTTGTCAGCCGATTGCCGGTTTCCAGCGAGAACAAGGCAACATTCCAATCACCACCTCTCAGACGACCGCCCATCGCGAACATCGTCCCTTCGGGGTGAACCGCGAGAGCCTCCATCAAGCCCTCACCGTTTTCTCCGTCGTGAATTTGGTCGATCATCTTCGATTGATCACCTGACGACCACTCCCATTTTTGCCAAAGCTGCTTCCCATTGCCAGCCATCGGATCACGCATCGGCCCCATGCCCGCAAGCAACAGAGACTTGTCATCGGGGGTGAATCGCAGCGCAAAGATTCCGCCCAGGTAGCAGTGGCTTTTTATAATTCCCCAACTGGTGAAGTCAGCTGTCGAAATGGTTGAGATGCAATCGCCACTGTGTATGTCAAAGATGCGTACTTCACCCATCAAGTTGCCAGCGGCTACCAAGCGGCCATCGTTGCTGAATGCTACCGCTTGAACGGAAGGGACATGCGGTAGCCTGTGAACGACATCGCCAGTTTCGCAATCGCCAATGACGACGGACGGTTCAATTTCTTCGGCAGGCTCGTACTTGTATCCTCCGGCGATGTATTGCCCTGTGACCGAAGCATATCGATGGCGATCAGGCGAAATCGCAGCATCCCAGCTCCAGAATTGATGAAGCTTCTGGTGTCGGTTTTCTTCGCCAGAATCGAGTCGAAACCAACGTGCTTGGCCGTCATACCCTGTTGAGAATAGTTCGTTCGAAGATAGCCAAAATGCAGTCCTCGCATAGCTTTCGTGGGTGTAGTGCTTCTTGCGAACTCCCGATTGAAGATCCAGCGTATACACACCATCCATACAAGCCGCGGCAATCATTTCCCCGTCAGCGGAAAGTTCTCCGCCGAGAATTGCCATGGGCATCCGTTTGTCGTCTGTTCTTTCCAACTTGACATCCATTAGACGAGCACCTCTTTAATTGGGTGGGCATCCTCTTCGACGCGAAAAAATGTCGGCAGGCCAGGTAGGTCGTAGTCTTCGTGAGGATCAATGCCGAGCGCGGTAAAGATGGTGGCGAACAAGTTTCGATTATCGACCTTTCCATCGGTGACTTCGAATCCTTCAGCATCAGTAGCACCATGGACCACACCGCCTTTGATGCCGCCACCGGCCATCGCCAAGCTCCATGCTTTGGGATAGTGGTCGCGTCCGCGTGCGTCATTCAGCCAAGGTGTTCTGCCGAATTCACCCATGGCGATGACCAGCGTATCGTCTAGCATTCCACGCTGTTCCAAATCAGAAATCAATTGATACAGCACATTGTCGAGTTCTGGGACAAGCATCTGGTGCATTTCGTGCTGGAACACGTGGTTGTCCCAAGGCATCCCGTTGGCGACCATCACAAATGTCGATCCGTTTTCGATCAAGTGTCTGGCCTGCAAAGCATGCTGAGCGAATGCCCCTCCGCCATAGCGTTCCCGGTCTGATTGTGGAAGCGATTCCATATCAAACAGTGGCGCGCAGCTCATCAGCCCTTTAACTCGTTCAAAGGCCGCGTTGTGTGACGCCGCTGCGGCACTGCGGCGATCGTTTTCATATTTCTTGCTAAAGAATTTTCGTAGTGATTCACGATCCGAATGGTCTGCCTGACTGATCGAATCGAGCTGTTTGATGTTTGGGATGCCATAGTCCCCGCCGGCCCTGACCGGTCCGTATTGGGCTCCCAGCCACCCGGCCCAGTTGCCCGCTTTGAAAGCCTTGAATTCGTTGCCTTCGGGGCAAGGATCAAGCAAGACGAACTGCGGAACCGGACTGTCCAGTTGACCGAGCTGTTCCGCGATGACGGAGCCCAGGATTGGACGAGTAAACGGCGGACGAGGCATGTCGCCACGGGTGAGCGCGTCAATCCCTTGAAAGTGCTCGCTCGGCTTGGTGCTCATGCTTCGAATCACGGCAAGCTTGTCCATGATCGTTGCACACTTAGGCATCAATGAACTGATGTGGACGCCGGGAAGGTTTGTTGGAATGGCCGAAAAGGGGCCACCGGTCGCGGTGCCGGGTTTGGGGTCCCAGGTTTCGAATTGGCTGGGTGCACCGCAAAGCCAAAGCAGAATGCATTTTTTCCCATGCCGCTTCGTTTCCTCTGCCAACAGGGGAACGGAGAAAAGACCGTTGAAGCTGGCGACCGAAGCGGTGCTGGCTGCCATTGTGCCTTGTAGGAACAGGCGGCGGTGGATGGTGTGTTCATCACTACCGCATGAACTGCGACGCTTGGGCTGATTCATGTTCAAGCAAAAAGTGTTCTTGAGGACGAATGAACGCGTAAGTTTAAAACAGGTTCGAAATCACTAGGCTTTTGGGATGGCGACGATGTATTGCGTTCAATGATTGAATCGAAATTCGGCGCTGGTCAGAAGCGACCAAGCGACTTGCGAGATGCCCAATTGTCGCCGATCAGATCGTTGATTGAGGTAGTCCACGATCGCGTCAATTTCGGATGCTTCGGCTGGTCGTCCATAAATGGTTTTGATCAACAGTTCGGCTTGTTGATTCGGTTGCGCCAGCTGGGCAGCTTGCCAGACAAGATGATTCGGCGACGTACTTTGTTCGATGAACGCATTCAGCTTTTCGTTATTGCTGAAGTACAACGCGTCGGCCACTGTGATCTCAATCGCGTCGGGTAAAACGTCCAGGATCTGCTGTCGCAGTGCCTTAACCACATCAGCGTTGTTGTCAAAACCGCCTCGCATGACGAGCTGGATTGATCTGGCCAATTGCTCGGCGGTCAGAGGCCGTTCGATATACCAAGCGAACACATCTGGCGAAACTGACTCGCTACTTTTGATCGAACTGAGTTGATAAGCATCAGAGAGAACGATGCTACGGACCAGACGGCGAATATCAAATTGATGAGTCGCAAAATCATCCGCGAGCCAGTCCAGCAGCCGAGGGTGACTTGGATCATGCATGCTGTCGATTTCGTCGTGTGGGTGGACGATGCCTCGCCCCATCAGAATGGCCCAAATTCGGTTGACCATCGCACGCGGGACCATGGGATGCCCGTCAAGCACTTGGTTGACGAATTTTGCACGTCTTGAAAATAAAGGTTCGCGAGGATCACCGTTTACATCTGCAGAGACATAAAGCGTGTCGGAGTCTTCTTGCTTTGATCCTGCTTCGGGACGAGCTTCTGAAATGGTTCTCGAATCAAAAAAGGTGAGCAGATTGGGTGAGCTGGAACCTTCTAGATTTGCAAAGTCTGAAAAGCCACCAATTGCCGATTCGGAGATTCGCGGTCCGTTATCCGTTTGCGAGTTTTTGCCACGGTTAAAGAAAGCAACCAAGCCCCAGTAGTGTGCCTGTTCGATTTCGGTCGCCATCATGTGATCGTGACATTGGGCGCATTCGATTCGCATACCGAAAAAGGCTGGCGCGACGGCTTCCGCGATCGCTTGGTAGTTGTCTTTACGCTCATACAAGAACCAAACCGATCCATCCTTGTTTGGGTCTTCCGGGCGGGCGAGAAGTATTTCGCGGGTGACTTCGTCCCACGGACGGTTTTCACGAAACACCGTTTCCAAATAACTTCGCCAGCCATGTCGAACACGTTGGTCATAGACGTGTTCGTCTTTACGTCCCATCAAAATCGCATCGAAGAGGTCGGCGAAATGTTGAGCGTAGTCCTCGCTTTGTAGCAACCGATCTACAAGTTGCTGACGCCGATTCGAGTCCTCGATCGCAAGAAATGCTTTCGCTTCTTCTGCGGTGGGGACTCGACCAGCCAAGTCCAGATAGATACGGCGAACGAACGTTTGATCGCTACACGGTTCGGCAGGTGAAACTTTGCTGGTTTCCCATTTCGATGAGATCTCAGCATTGATCTGTTTTGTCGGATCGGCAGCCTGGAGGCCAACAGATAGCCCCATAAGGGCAATGGCGAAAATCAAATTTCGCATGATTGAATTGACAATAGGCGGGAAACTTGGCGGGATGGAAGGCCAAGTATAACCGATTTCCTTATCGTCAACGAAGGTCGGAGGCGAGAGATCTATTGGCAGCCGCCTGCAGATCTATTCCGCGATGTAGATGGTTGACGGAAATGCTCAGGTGAGTGTTTTGCATCCAGTGAGCTGCCGCAAACGCATCCGGGATAGGTTCTGCTACTGCCCGGTCAAGCGTCCGAGCGAATCTGGGTCAACAGTGCTTGTACGCCGTCTGATAAGGCCGTGCTTTGGCGTTCGAGATCATCGGATGCGTCACGCAGTTTTTCTGTTGCGGCGTCCGTCTGTGTTGCAGCACCGGAAACACCGAGGATATTTTCGTTGACCGATTCGGTGCACTTCATTGCCTGTTCGACGTTGCTGGTGATCTCTTCGGTTGCGAGCTTTTGGTCATGAACTAAATGAGTGACAGACTCGCTGGTTTTGCTCAAATCTTCGATCGCTTCACCAAACCGACCGATCGATTTGGCCGCATCGTCTGCGTTGCTCTGAACCCGTTGGATTTCTTCCTTGACCTGTTGCGTTGCCAAACGAGTCCGCTCGGCAAGGCTTCGTACTTCGGCTGCAACGACCGCAAAGCCGGCGCCTGCGGTCCCGGATCGTGCCGCTTCGATGGCAGCGTTAAATGAAAGTAGATGAGTTTGTCTGGCGACGTCTTCGATCGTTTCAACAACTTTGTCGATACTGGCCGAGGATCGCCCCAGTTCCTTCATGACAGCCATTGCGTTGGCTACCTCTTCGACGACTCGCTTGACTCGGTCGGAGGTCTCTTGCATTTCGACGTCGATTTCGTCCATCGACTTCTGCATTTGTTCGGTCGCGCTGGTGACCTCACGAACGTTTTCGACCGACCGGTTAGCGGTTTCCAGCGCGTTCTTGGATCGATTCGATGTTTGCTTTGCGGTGGTCGATAGCTCTGTCGAAATGGAATGCAGTTCGTGGGTTGCTTCCAGCAAAGAATCGGTAATCCCTTTGACGGTGACTTCGAACGAATCCGCCATTTCAAGGCGAGCATTTTTGGCGTTGGTCAGCGCGTCAGATTTCGCCTTCATTTGTTCCGAAGCGACATTGATCAGTTCGGACGCATGGCGAAAGGTTCCGTTCATCCCGCCCAATAAAACTCGGCGAAAGTACTTTCCTTCGGCAGCATAGCCCAATGCGGCCTTTGCTTCGCGAATAAACGATTCGGTATAGTCCAGCAGCGAATTGATCCCGTGATGCACCGCGTACAGTTCATCGTCTTGGTCGGTCAATTCGTCAAAACCAAGGATGCGCACCTCGAGATTGCCTTGTGAGGCTTGGTTGCAAATGCGAGCGACTTCGGAAAAGAATTGATGCTTGCGTTGATCATCAATCGCCAGTTGCGAATCGTTATCGGCTGTTTCGACTGGATCATCGGTAGGTTTTTCAAGCGTTACTTGTGTCACTGGAAAGACCTTCGGTTAGAGAGAAAAAACGAATTCGTCGTACTGCATTCCTGCTTCGTCCAAATGCTTCAAAAGCATTTCGGTTGAGGCTTGCATTCCTTGTCGCCAGTCTGAGTGACTGTTTTCACATTCCAGCAATGCCTGATAGATCGGGACCACTTTGGCAACCTTAGCTGGGTCGGGTACACGTCGGCTGGAGTGATAGCTGATGATATTCCCAGAACTATCGAAGCTAGGTGTGACGTGGGCGAGTACCCAATAGTGGTCACCGTTTTTGCAAAGGTTCACCACGTAGGCAAAGATCTCGTTTCCTTCAGAGATAACGTCCCACAGCAATTTAAAGACACAACGAGGCATTTCGGGGTGTCGAATGATGTTGTGTGGGCGGCCGAGTAGTTCCGCTTCGCGATAACCTGAAACTCGTGTGAAAACATGATTGGCGTACGTAATGATGCCTTTCAAGTCCGTCTTGCTAACGATGATTTCGGACTCTGCAAACGTTCGTTCACGGCCGGTTGGACGAATGGTGGTTTGAATCAATGTCTTTACGATCACCTCAAAAGCAGACGCCTAGTGGTTGAATTCCAAATGCCGAAGCAGATTGGCGTCCTGCCGCTTTAAATTGCGTGCCATGACGGCACACGATGTCGCCTTCGCATCCAGTCAAGTGAACATGTACGCTGGCAAGTCAAAGCGGCAGACCGGGTTAAGCATTCGATAGGGTTAAGAATCAACCATGATGTTGTCGGCGCATGTCGGACTTACCCCCTTGCACAATTGGCAATCAGTGACGATTAATCATCTCAAATCGATGACGCGCTGTTTCGACATTTTTGCTCATGGTGGTGATGTCATCGCGATGGTAAATTCCGTGCACTTACGCACTCTATAACCAGGAATAATGCGACCCATGGCCGATACTTTTCGTCAACGTCTTTCAATGGGGCATCCAGCGATCAGTCGTGGGACGCGCGATCAATTGTTTCGGCCATCTTTGTTCGGACGCTGCTTGTTCAGTCTTAACGCAATGTTCATGTTGTTCTGTTTTGGCGGCAATGTGGTCGCTCACGAGGGACACGCCGACCATCACCACGTGGAACCACCGAAACCTGCAGATGTTTATCTGCCTACCGCCATTCCAGATCGCGTCATTCTGACCTGGAATGGTGATCCTTCATCGACACAGGCCGTTACCTGGCGGACATCGAAGGGGGTAGCACAGTCGGTCGGCGAAATCGCGCTCGCATCGGCGGACCCAAAATTCACCACTCAGGCAGAACAGGTCCACGGAACGAAACAGACATTGCAATCGGATCTCAGTGAGGCCAATTATCACAGCGTTGTGTTTACGGGGCTGACTCCAGATACCAAGTACGCCTATCGCGTTGGCGATGGGGAAACCTGGAGCGAATGGTTCCACTTCCGGACAGCAAGTGAAGGATCGAAACCGTTCTCGTTCATCTACTTTGGCGATGCTCAGAATGATTTGCGTTCGATGTGGTCGCGTGTCATTCGTGAAGCCCACTCAGATGCTCCGAAGTCAGCATTCTTCTTACACGCTGGTGATTTGGTCAATCGCGCAGAATCGGATGCCGAATGGGGTGAATGGTTTTTCGCGGGAGGCTTCCTAAACGGAATGATTCCGAGCATCCCGGTCCCTGGCAATCATGAACAAGCGAAAGTCGATGATCAGAAAAGGTTGTCACACCATTGGCGCCCGACCTTCGAATTGCCAACCAATGGTCCTAGTGGGTTGGAAGAGTCTTGCTACACATTGATCTATCAGGGCGTTCGCTTCATCGGGCTCAACAGCAACACCATGCTTGAGGAGCAAGCGGAATGGCTTGATGGTGTTTTGTCTGAAAACGAGTGTCCCTGGGTGATTTGCACATTCCATCATCCGGTGTTCTCGACGGGGAAAGGTCGCGACAACGAGGCGCTACGCAAGCTGTGGAAACCTGTGTTGGACAAGCACAAAGTCGACTTGGTATTGCAAGGCCATGACCATACTTACGGTCGGACAGGCCTGGAAACGCCTTCAGAGTCAAACGTCTCTGCG is a window of Stieleria sp. JC731 DNA encoding:
- a CDS encoding methyl-accepting chemotaxis protein; protein product: MTQVTLEKPTDDPVETADNDSQLAIDDQRKHQFFSEVARICNQASQGNLEVRILGFDELTDQDDELYAVHHGINSLLDYTESFIREAKAALGYAAEGKYFRRVLLGGMNGTFRHASELINVASEQMKAKSDALTNAKNARLEMADSFEVTVKGITDSLLEATHELHSISTELSTTAKQTSNRSKNALETANRSVENVREVTSATEQMQKSMDEIDVEMQETSDRVKRVVEEVANAMAVMKELGRSSASIDKVVETIEDVARQTHLLSFNAAIEAARSGTAGAGFAVVAAEVRSLAERTRLATQQVKEEIQRVQSNADDAAKSIGRFGEAIEDLSKTSESVTHLVHDQKLATEEITSNVEQAMKCTESVNENILGVSGAATQTDAATEKLRDASDDLERQSTALSDGVQALLTQIRSDA
- a CDS encoding PAS domain-containing protein; protein product: MIVKTLIQTTIRPTGRERTFAESEIIVSKTDLKGIITYANHVFTRVSGYREAELLGRPHNIIRHPEMPRCVFKLLWDVISEGNEIFAYVVNLCKNGDHYWVLAHVTPSFDSSGNIISYHSSRRVPDPAKVAKVVPIYQALLECENSHSDWRQGMQASTEMLLKHLDEAGMQYDEFVFSL
- a CDS encoding purple acid phosphatase family protein, whose product is MADTFRQRLSMGHPAISRGTRDQLFRPSLFGRCLFSLNAMFMLFCFGGNVVAHEGHADHHHVEPPKPADVYLPTAIPDRVILTWNGDPSSTQAVTWRTSKGVAQSVGEIALASADPKFTTQAEQVHGTKQTLQSDLSEANYHSVVFTGLTPDTKYAYRVGDGETWSEWFHFRTASEGSKPFSFIYFGDAQNDLRSMWSRVIREAHSDAPKSAFFLHAGDLVNRAESDAEWGEWFFAGGFLNGMIPSIPVPGNHEQAKVDDQKRLSHHWRPTFELPTNGPSGLEESCYTLIYQGVRFIGLNSNTMLEEQAEWLDGVLSENECPWVICTFHHPVFSTGKGRDNEALRKLWKPVLDKHKVDLVLQGHDHTYGRTGLETPSESNVSAGINKRDTETGTVYVVSVSGPKMYDLQEQDFMVRQKADTQLYQIISIDGNELKYEARTAVGEVYDAFKLSKKEGAVNTLTELIPLEQ